In the genome of Oncorhynchus mykiss isolate Arlee chromosome 18, USDA_OmykA_1.1, whole genome shotgun sequence, one region contains:
- the LOC118941177 gene encoding zona pellucida sperm-binding protein 3-like gives MTCDLELNRTKRPAGLQHQLPEMNTEYLQRYQTVEPTVWKYSSDSAPLQPTWIPFSATVSDNLQFSLKLMTSDWLYERGSGVYFLGDPINIEVSVRVAHHSRLRVFVSSCVATLDPDNNSFPRYIFIEHDGCLVDSQLPGSNSGFMHRTQDDKLQFHIDAFRFYQENRAELYIICHLMAIPVMDHAEPSNKACSFINGRWRSADSNYLECGRCPSLNSQKGVDHDSARYPLSPRQGGSQPRGYRIKPQATGDHWRSGMKSKKVWNQDVTLGPIMVTTKQRTPLSPTMEGIAIYGFPSPTEDRRPVSPGSRWKSGMGMLWWPHFVSLQVAHSLLMTLQPSDLGTTTAPGEVNNAEKGHSNSEGTTTVPQH, from the exons ATGACCTGCGACTTGGAGTTGAACAGGACCAAGAGACCTGCAGGGCTACAGCATCAGCTGCCGGAGATGAATACAGAATATTTGCAGCGCTATCAGACTGTGGAACCAACCGTTTG GAAGTACAGTTCAGACAGTGCCCCCCTCCAGCCGACCTGGATCCCCTTCAGCGCCACAGTGTCTGACAACCTACAGTTCTCCTTGAAGCTTATGACAA GTGACTGGCTATATGAGCGGGGTTCTGGAGTCTACTTCCTGGGTGATCCCATCAACATTGAGGTGTCTGTCAGGGTAGCTCACCACTCCAGGCTCAGGGTCTTTGTTAGCAGCTGCGTGGCCACACTGGACCCAGACAATAACTCTTTCCCCAGATACATCTTCATTGAGCATGATGG GTGCTTGGTGGATTCCCAGCTGCCTGGCTCCAATTCTGGGTTCATGCATAGAACCCAGGATGACAAGCTCCAGTTCCACATTGATGCCTTTAGGTTCTACCAGGAGAACAGGGCAGAG CTATACATCATATGCCACCTTATGGCAATCCCTGTCATGGACCATGCAGAGCCTAGCAACAAGGCATGCTCCTTCATTAATGGCAG ATGGAGGTCTGCCGACTCAAATTATTTGGAATGTGGCCGTTGTCCAAGCCTGAATAGCCAGAAGGGGGTTGATCACGATTCAGCACGATATCCCCTCAGTCCAAGACAAGGCGGTAGCCAACCTCGTGGCTACCGCATCAAACCTCAAGCCACTGGTGACCATTGGAGGAGTGGGATGAAGTCCAAGAAAG tatGGAACCAGGATGTTACTCTGGGCCCCATAATGGTTACAACCAAACAGAGGACACCTTTATCTCCAACGATGGAAGGTATCGCTATATATGGCTTCCCTTCTCCAACTGAGGACAGGAGGCCTGTATCACCTGGCAGTCGTTGGAAGAGCGGAATGGG AATGCTGTGGTGGCCCCATTTTGTCTCACTCCAAGTGGCACACTCACTCCTGATGACCCTACAACCAAGTGACCTCGGCACCACAACTGCTCCTGGAGAGGTGAACAATGCTGAAAAGGGGCACTCAAACAGTGAAGGGACTACCACTGTACCACAACACTAA